CGGTAATACCCGCGTCAATGATGCCGCGACCCACGTACATGGGAATGTCGCTTGGACGCAAGAAGAAGAATTCAATTCCGTTCTTGGTATCCAGCTGGGTCAAGGTCTTGTAGGGCTTGGAGGCCTTGTAGCCGCAAGCCTTCAGAAGTTCCTGGGTGGGCTCAAAGAGCATGCCCTTGTTGGGGAGAGCGACTTTAATCATAGCTTGGCGTACACCTCTTCGAGGGTTAAACCTTTTTCGGCCATCATCACGGCCACGTAGTAGAGCACCTGCGACAGTTCCAGGCACTGGGCGTCGCGACTCTCGAAACGGGCGGCCATCCAGCTTTCGGCGGCCTCTTCCACCAGCTTCTTGCCTATACCGTGGGGGCCCTTCTTAAACAGTTCCGTGGTTCCCTTGCCTTCGGGCATTTCCTTTTTGCGCTGGCAAGCCAGAGCGAACATCTCTTCAAATGTCATAATAACAGACCTCTTGATTTTACGGCGGTAAAGATAGAAAAATGTCGCCCCATTGCCCCTTTGTATGGGTTGCCGGGGCTCGCCTCGGGTCTATGTTCAGGGGCATGGGGCTCGGGCTGTACGGCCTTTGTTATAGACAAAAACTATAACTGATGATAAGTAAATAGTATGGGAAAGGGTGAATATGGGCTAAAACGGCGTTTTTTAGCGAAATTTTGATATTTTTATGACTAAAAATGACATTAATAGCTGCTTTGCTGGTTTAATCCCTATTGATTTTGTAGGAAAATAGTTTTACATTTGCACCGTTCACTTGAAAGAGGGAGCGACACAAGACGACAAAACGTCATGGCGGACTTGGTCCGCCATCTAGATTCCGGGTCAAGCCCGGAATGACGATGAATCAAAAAAGACGTTTTGACTAGATGTCGGTATCGTATCCTTCAATGACAAACCTCAAAAGGACTTCAACATGACGACACAGAACAAGCTTCACTTTGAAACCCTCCAGCTCCACGTAGGCCAGGAACAGGCAGACCCCGCCACCGATTCCCGCGCCGTTCCTATCTACCAGACCACCTCCTACGTTTTCCACAGCGCCCAGCACG
This genomic interval from Fibrobacter sp. contains the following:
- the hisE gene encoding phosphoribosyl-ATP diphosphatase, encoding MTFEEMFALACQRKKEMPEGKGTTELFKKGPHGIGKKLVEEAAESWMAARFESRDAQCLELSQVLYYVAVMMAEKGLTLEEVYAKL